Within the Blastocatellia bacterium genome, the region GCTTCACCGCCCAGCGCGAAAAACCTCGACGTCCAACGGCGCATGATCAATTGGTATGTGGAGCGAGGCCTGTTGGTCCAAGCCATCACGCTTGCCCGCGAGCTTTTGGTCACGAAGACGTGTCTGCTCCTTGATCTCGAAGATCCGCTTCGACGCGAGGCCCGCGAACGAGCCGAGCGCTTGCTCAACTATCTGGCCTGGAGCAAACAACCGGAGGAGAGGAAACGCTCTGATTCATGGACCGGCGCTGAACCGGATGCGGCGGATGTGGAGAAGTTCCGCACGCACGATCAGGCGGAATCGCTCGTTGCGCTCTGGACTTCTATGCGGGAAGCCCGAAACGATGTGGATCATGCTGGCATGAATGAGCAGCCATCGAGAGCGAGTGCGCTGACTGATCGCATGCAGAAGTTGACAGAACAACTCAATTGCATTTTTGGAGGCGAACAAGCGATGACGATCGAACCCGATGTCGTGACGATTGATCTCAGCACGTTTTATTCGGGCGCGGCCAAGCTCGCAGATTTGCCTGAATACGAACAGCGGGCGTTGGAACTCGCCGGAGAAGGCCGCGCGGTGGTTCTCACCGGCCAGGCACCCATCTGGATGTACCTGAAGATCGCGCACGCGCTCCACGGTAAAGCGCGGCGGCTCATCTACTCCTCGCCGGTCACCGGCGAGCTGGTCATTTTCGATCATGATCCGTTCTGAATGCTGACGGAGCAAAGGACGAGGTTATATGCGGAATCAAACGCTCGAATATCAAAACCCGTTGACAGGAGAAGCGCGGCCATGCTTCATTGCGCAAACTGACTTCGGCCCGTGCTACTGCGATCAAGAGTCCGGGAAGCAGTTGTTCCTCTACGAGAACCCGATCAGCCGTGTCCTCGTCGGGCTTGATGAAGATCAAGTCGAGCACGGGCATGAGCAGCTCAAAGAGGAACTGCGGGAGCGACTCCAACAAATCGGCGCTCAGATCAAAAGTGGTTCAACGGCCGTGCGTGAGCTTGCCGAAGCGATGAGCCGCACGCTCGCCGCGCTGGACGAACCGCTCAGCGCAGAAGCCGAAGCCGTTCTGAATCTACCGAGCGATACACGGCCGGGGAAGAATCGCGCGCGATTGCGTGATCATTTTCTTCTCACGTCAGGCATCGCCGTTGCTCTAGCGCAGGCTTTGCTGATCAAAGGACACCGACCGGCAGAGATGGCCAGCGGCTTGGCCCATTTTGACGAACGAGAGGCTCTGGCACTGCTGCGACTGGCCGCGATGTGTCATGACATCGGAAAGCACCCACCCAGAGGCCATATCGAGCGGGGTCAGGCGTTCGTCCGCGACGTGTTCGCCGACTTGCTTGGGACTGAGATCATTGATGAAATCGCCGAGGCAGTTAAACGGCATCACGCCAGCCGCCGTCACCGCTTGCAAGGACTTGCGCCCGAATCCTTGATGCAGGAGATCATTTGCTTCGCTGACTCGGTCGCCTCCGGCGCAGATCGTCCCGGCGACCCCGCTTTCAACTTTCCCGGCTACGATGATGTGCGCGTGTGGGAACGTCGCTACTTCGGTGACGAGACGCCGCTTGCGCTCATCGCCGCCGATGTGGATCGCGTGCAGGGCTATGTCTTCGAGTCGGCCAAGCTGCCGGAGATGCGCGGCGCAAGCTTGATTCTGGATTTGCTCAACATCAAAGACAGCGACGAAGAAGACCGTTGGGGGAACCTCAGCATCAATCGCCGACCGATCAAAGGAATCCCACAAGTCCTCGCCGATGAATTCGGTCTTCCGCGCGAGAGCATCGTTTACGCTTCCGGCGGCGGCGCGATGATCATCGCCCCAGCCGCGCGCGCCGAGGAAATCAAACGGCGCATTGAGCGGTTGTACATTGAGACCACGCTGACAGCGACTACAACAGTGGTTTACCAGCCTCTACGGTTGCGCGACTTGGCGCTTGGCATTGATCCCATTCCGCTCGAGCACTGGTTCAGCGCGAGCGCCCGACAAGCCAGCGGCGAAGCGTGGCGATTGCTGAAACATAACCTGGTGATTGTCAGTGAAGATAAGTGGGAGAAATTCAACGCACCTGCCGATTTGAACGATCAGCACTACTACCGCAGCAAGCGATTCGGCCAATTGCAGACGGCGCTCGGCTACAAATTGCGGCGAGCCAAGCAGAGTAAGCCGACGGCTCCGCTGTTTGAAGTTTCGCCGTTCACCGAGCGTTGCGCCTACTGCCAGTTTCGTCCGGCATACAAACTCTCGTCCGATGTTGATGAACGACCCATCTGCCAGGTTTGCGACCGCAAGCGGCAACGACAGGCTCGAAGCTTCTACATTAACCAGTTCATTCAATACCTCCGCTCTGAAGCTAAACAGAGCAATGAACTACCGTACTTGAGCGGCGTGAAGCAGGATCGCAAGGTCGGCGACTGGCATGAGATTGAATCGCCGCCGGACCTTGAAGCTGTCGCTGAAGCCGGCGCGACCCGCGCGGTGAGGAACTATATCGGCATCATCTACGCCGACGGCAACGACATGGGCGCAAAGCTCGACGGCCTGGAGACCCCGGCGGCATTCAAAAGCTTCGCCGAAGACGTTCGCTCAGCCATTGAAGGGGCTGTCTTCAACGGACTCGGCACGCTGCTTGATGGTCATCGCACAACCGAGCGCGAGGAGATCAGTAGCAGCGGCCAGAAGCACAAGCGCACGCTTCGCTACCATCCCTTCGAAATCGTCTCCATCGGCGGCGATGACGTTTATCTCTTCGTTCCGGCAGACATTGCTCTCGAACTGGCGCTGCACATCTGCCGAGAATTTGAGAAAGCGTTCAACCGAGCATTGACACTGAGCGCCGGCGTCTTGCTGGCTCACGTCAACACGCCGATCTACTTTTCACGAACCATCGTCAAAGGACTCCTCAGGAACGCGAAGACGCTCGGCAAAGCTGGCGATTCGGCGATTTCAGCCGTGGATTTCCAGACGATCACCGCCGATACAGCAGCCTCTGAAAGCATCCCTCAGTTTCGCCAGCGAGCCTATTGTAACCAGAAGTTCCCAACGCTTGAGACGCTGACGATGCGCCCGCTCACGCTCGATCAGTTTCAGAAGATGATCGAGGTCGTTCGCACGCTCAAGCAGCGGAAAACTCCCAAGAGTCAACTCTATGCTTTGCGCGATGCCGTCGTCAGAGGCCCGCAGCCCCGCGCCACCAACTATTACAACTATCAACGAGCACGCAGCGATGAGTTGAAAAAAGCTTACGAGCCGTTGCATGAGTATCTGAAACAACTGTCCAGTGACGACCGCTTCTTCCCTTTCTTCAAGCCTGGGGGACAGAGCGACCTTGTCACTGCCATCGTTGATCTTGTGGAGATTTACGATTTCGTCCGTGCCACACCCTAGCGCAACGCGAGGAGGGAGAGCTATGAAGAGCATAAGGATTGTTTACCAGATGATCGCCCGCAGCGGCGTGCTTGTCGGCTCGACCGCCGATGTGCTGGACATCGGAATTGACAAAACGACGATGCGGCGACGGCGCGTCGGCAGACCGGCGAGGCAAGAACCACTCATCCCCGGCTCAACACTCAAGGGCAAGATACGTAACGAGTGCGAGCGGATACTGGCAACGCTGGGCTACACGGTCTGCCATTCGCCGCGAGCCGAAACGATGTGCCCTCATGATCCACACGTCGTGAATTCACCCTGCCCTGTTTGTCACATCTTCGGAGGCTCAGGGTTTCAGTCACGACTCTTCTTCAGCGATGCCGTTGCCAAAGCCGACGACAAG harbors:
- a CDS encoding HD domain-containing protein, which produces MRNQTLEYQNPLTGEARPCFIAQTDFGPCYCDQESGKQLFLYENPISRVLVGLDEDQVEHGHEQLKEELRERLQQIGAQIKSGSTAVRELAEAMSRTLAALDEPLSAEAEAVLNLPSDTRPGKNRARLRDHFLLTSGIAVALAQALLIKGHRPAEMASGLAHFDEREALALLRLAAMCHDIGKHPPRGHIERGQAFVRDVFADLLGTEIIDEIAEAVKRHHASRRHRLQGLAPESLMQEIICFADSVASGADRPGDPAFNFPGYDDVRVWERRYFGDETPLALIAADVDRVQGYVFESAKLPEMRGASLILDLLNIKDSDEEDRWGNLSINRRPIKGIPQVLADEFGLPRESIVYASGGGAMIIAPAARAEEIKRRIERLYIETTLTATTTVVYQPLRLRDLALGIDPIPLEHWFSASARQASGEAWRLLKHNLVIVSEDKWEKFNAPADLNDQHYYRSKRFGQLQTALGYKLRRAKQSKPTAPLFEVSPFTERCAYCQFRPAYKLSSDVDERPICQVCDRKRQRQARSFYINQFIQYLRSEAKQSNELPYLSGVKQDRKVGDWHEIESPPDLEAVAEAGATRAVRNYIGIIYADGNDMGAKLDGLETPAAFKSFAEDVRSAIEGAVFNGLGTLLDGHRTTEREEISSSGQKHKRTLRYHPFEIVSIGGDDVYLFVPADIALELALHICREFEKAFNRALTLSAGVLLAHVNTPIYFSRTIVKGLLRNAKTLGKAGDSAISAVDFQTITADTAASESIPQFRQRAYCNQKFPTLETLTMRPLTLDQFQKMIEVVRTLKQRKTPKSQLYALRDAVVRGPQPRATNYYNYQRARSDELKKAYEPLHEYLKQLSSDDRFFPFFKPGGQSDLVTAIVDLVEIYDFVRATP
- a CDS encoding RAMP superfamily CRISPR-associated protein; protein product: MKSIRIVYQMIARSGVLVGSTADVLDIGIDKTTMRRRRVGRPARQEPLIPGSTLKGKIRNECERILATLGYTVCHSPRAETMCPHDPHVVNSPCPVCHIFGGSGFQSRLFFSDAVAKADDKIAPYLVRVQAGVALSRKRRTAEDERLYYIERGVEGIVYEGAIDGSLDDASANQQLALIIAAIERLIALGGNKSRGSGWITTKITGVTIDGKDVNEADLTKIREEGLKAWHKSK